A window of Ignavibacterium sp. contains these coding sequences:
- a CDS encoding RnfABCDGE type electron transport complex subunit D produces the protein METTITVEPKQKVYFDLTTSPHLHSQWSTAKVMWFVNLALVPCIASALIFFGIQQILIMLVAVLFAVGTEAAIQAIRKKKVTLFDGSAALTGLLLSLTLPPNFSLSATAIGSVVAIGLGKQIFGGIGYNIFNPALVGRAFLQAAFPVQITTWTKPNYAVDSITSATPLAAFKFDNLLTETYSLAIGNVGGSLGETSAIAVLIGGIFLIAVGIVNWRIPISMIIGMFVFGGALWIINPQQYPSPVFQIFAGSFLFGAMFMATDWVTSPITGKGMWIFGLGISLVLILIRTFGGLPEGVMYSILFMNAFVPIINRYTRPRIFGEQKEVKK, from the coding sequence ATGGAAACAACAATTACAGTAGAACCAAAACAAAAAGTGTATTTTGATTTAACTACATCGCCACACTTGCATTCTCAATGGTCAACTGCAAAGGTGATGTGGTTCGTTAATCTTGCTTTAGTTCCTTGCATTGCATCGGCATTAATCTTTTTTGGAATTCAACAAATTCTGATAATGCTTGTAGCAGTTTTATTCGCAGTTGGAACTGAAGCTGCAATACAGGCAATAAGAAAAAAGAAAGTAACTTTGTTTGATGGCAGCGCTGCACTGACAGGATTGTTACTTTCGTTAACACTTCCGCCAAATTTTTCTTTATCAGCAACAGCTATTGGTTCTGTTGTTGCAATCGGATTGGGCAAACAAATTTTTGGTGGAATTGGCTATAATATTTTCAATCCCGCTCTTGTTGGAAGAGCATTTTTACAGGCAGCTTTTCCGGTGCAGATTACAACCTGGACGAAACCAAACTACGCAGTTGATTCAATTACGAGTGCAACTCCATTAGCAGCATTCAAATTTGATAATCTTCTAACAGAAACTTATTCGCTTGCTATCGGAAATGTTGGTGGTTCTTTGGGTGAAACTTCTGCAATCGCTGTTTTGATTGGTGGAATTTTTCTTATCGCTGTTGGAATTGTTAACTGGAGAATTCCTATCTCAATGATTATTGGAATGTTTGTGTTTGGTGGTGCTTTGTGGATAATCAATCCGCAACAATATCCTTCGCCTGTTTTTCAAATCTTTGCCGGAAGTTTTCTTTTCGGTGCGATGTTTATGGCAACCGATTGGGTAACATCTCCAATCACAGGAAAAGGAATGTGGATTTTTGGTTTGGGAATTTCATTGGTGCTTATTCTAATAAGAACATTTGGTGGATTGCCAGAAGGAGTTATGTATTCAATTTTATTTATGAATGCTTTCGTTCCGATTATTAACCGTTACACAAGACCGAGAATTTTTGGTGAGCAGAAAGAGGTGAAGAAATGA
- the rsxC gene encoding electron transport complex subunit RsxC produces MSSKTFRGGVHPKEYKELTEHLPFEYFPAPDEIILPLSQHLGKEAKPLVKKGDEVILGQLVAQPDGFISAPIHSSVNGKVLSIGKEVTPLGFPKDSIVIKASENSVDKKFTFPPLDPETITPDEIRQRVAEAGIVGQGGAAFPTYVKLSPPKDKVIDVVIINGCECEPYLTRDYRFMIERPDDLISGLKLIMKALGVKRGVIGIEDNKPEAIKILSHKVEYEEGIEVVSLKTKYPQGAEKMLIKAVTGKEVPPGKLPMDVGAVIQNIGTAIAIHDAVVKGEPLTHAALTVSGLGIRQPKNLYVPVGTAIQNIIEFCGGVTEDAVKIIVGGPMMGIAQYDLQAPVMKATSGILVLTKKEATESEETPCLRCGQCVDACPLNLMPTKLARYTQLKRYEDAEGIGITVCMECGTCAFTCPANIPLVQWIRLGKQKVLQMQKERATTK; encoded by the coding sequence ATGTCATCAAAAACATTTCGTGGTGGTGTTCATCCAAAAGAATACAAAGAACTAACCGAGCATCTTCCTTTTGAATATTTTCCAGCTCCGGATGAAATAATTCTTCCTCTCTCACAGCATCTCGGCAAAGAAGCAAAACCATTAGTAAAAAAAGGTGATGAAGTAATTCTTGGTCAGCTTGTTGCTCAGCCAGATGGATTTATATCCGCGCCAATTCATTCATCAGTTAACGGAAAAGTTTTAAGCATCGGAAAGGAAGTTACTCCGCTTGGATTTCCGAAAGATTCAATTGTAATTAAAGCATCGGAAAATTCCGTTGATAAAAAATTTACTTTTCCACCATTAGATCCCGAAACAATTACTCCCGATGAAATAAGACAAAGAGTTGCCGAAGCCGGAATTGTTGGTCAGGGTGGCGCTGCATTTCCGACTTATGTTAAACTTTCTCCACCTAAAGATAAAGTGATTGATGTAGTAATCATCAACGGTTGTGAATGCGAACCTTATTTAACACGCGATTACAGATTTATGATTGAACGACCTGATGATTTAATATCCGGATTAAAATTGATAATGAAAGCACTCGGAGTAAAACGCGGAGTAATTGGAATTGAAGATAACAAACCCGAAGCAATTAAAATTCTCTCGCACAAAGTTGAATACGAAGAAGGAATTGAAGTTGTATCTCTAAAGACAAAATATCCGCAAGGCGCTGAGAAGATGTTAATAAAAGCTGTAACAGGAAAAGAAGTTCCACCGGGAAAATTACCAATGGATGTTGGAGCGGTAATTCAGAATATCGGAACAGCAATTGCAATTCACGACGCAGTTGTAAAAGGTGAACCGCTCACTCACGCAGCTTTAACTGTCTCCGGATTGGGAATTCGTCAACCAAAGAATTTGTATGTACCTGTTGGTACAGCGATTCAAAATATAATTGAGTTTTGTGGTGGAGTAACTGAAGACGCTGTGAAAATTATTGTAGGCGGTCCGATGATGGGTATTGCTCAGTATGATTTACAAGCACCGGTTATGAAAGCAACTTCGGGAATACTTGTGCTTACAAAAAAAGAAGCCACCGAAAGCGAAGAAACTCCATGCTTAAGATGTGGTCAATGTGTTGATGCTTGTCCATTAAACCTTATGCCAACAAAACTTGCGCGATATACTCAGTTAAAAAGATATGAAGATGCAGAAGGAATAGGAATTACTGTTTGTATGGAATGCGGAACCTGTGCTTTCACTTGTCCGGCAAATATTCCTTTGGTTCAATGGATAAGATTAGGCAAACAAAAAGTTTTACAAATGCAAAAGGAAAGAGCTACGACTAAGTGA
- a CDS encoding phage integrase N-terminal SAM-like domain-containing protein has product MQGIRQNIFSTSGNNSVLKSKPKLPEQVINVIRVNHYSSKTEEAYISWIKRFILFNNKRHFNEMGQDIKTIQELLGHKSIRTTMVYTHVMNKFKGVRSPLDSIL; this is encoded by the coding sequence TTGCAGGGAATAAGACAAAATATTTTTTCAACCTCCGGCAACAATTCAGTACTTAAAAGCAAACCGAAGTTACCCGAGCAGGTAATAAATGTAATACGAGTAAATCACTATAGTTCAAAGACTGAAGAGGCATATATAAGTTGGATAAAGAGATTTATTCTTTTCAACAATAAAAGACATTTCAATGAAATGGGACAAGACATAAAAACAATACAAGAATTGCTTGGACATAAATCTATAAGAACAACTATGGTTTATACTCACGTTATGAATAAATTTAAGGGAGTAAGGAGTCCGCTTGATAGTATTTTATAA
- a CDS encoding MFS transporter, with product MWVLFFTSLINRSGTMVLPFLTLYLTKKIGTSPAEAGTALLVYGIAAFLAAPLTGRIADRVGSLKVMKFALLGSGLFFILYSFLNNYYLILVASFFLAAINEAFRPANLSLISELVEPSQRRIAFALNRLAINAGMSVGPVIGGFLTLIDFHFLFYANALSSIASWIYLSRVKWTSLQSASSSEVPEIEPKEKIRIFSDKLFLFFLVAVVPVNLVFSQHLGALPLYIVDELGFSTAAFGLLSAINTVMIIFLEVPLNDLLSEISYKKSLVLGALLAAIGFGLFAVAQTLIPLVIAIAVFTFGEMIFFPVTAAYTSEVAPDNRRGEYMGYYQMTFSFAFSAGPWLGTVVYQNFGSMVLWISCLCLGILSALLLGLIRK from the coding sequence ATGTGGGTGTTGTTTTTCACTTCACTCATTAATCGTTCGGGAACAATGGTTCTGCCGTTTCTTACTTTATACCTTACTAAAAAAATCGGGACTTCACCCGCTGAAGCCGGCACAGCATTACTTGTGTATGGAATTGCTGCATTCCTAGCTGCACCATTAACAGGTAGAATTGCTGACAGAGTTGGTTCTCTTAAAGTTATGAAATTTGCTTTACTTGGTTCGGGATTATTTTTTATTCTCTATTCTTTTCTTAATAATTACTATCTCATTCTCGTTGCATCTTTTTTTCTTGCTGCAATTAATGAAGCATTTCGTCCGGCAAATCTTTCATTAATTTCAGAGCTTGTAGAACCATCTCAGAGAAGAATTGCTTTTGCTTTAAACAGATTGGCAATCAACGCCGGAATGAGTGTTGGTCCGGTAATAGGAGGATTTCTGACTCTTATTGATTTTCATTTTTTGTTCTATGCCAACGCACTTTCATCAATTGCATCGTGGATTTATCTGAGCAGAGTTAAATGGACATCGCTTCAATCAGCTTCAAGCTCTGAGGTTCCTGAAATTGAACCAAAAGAAAAAATCAGAATTTTTTCTGACAAACTTTTTCTATTCTTTCTTGTTGCTGTAGTTCCGGTTAATCTGGTTTTCTCTCAGCATCTCGGTGCTTTGCCTTTATATATTGTAGATGAGCTTGGTTTTTCTACTGCAGCGTTTGGACTTTTAAGTGCAATAAACACTGTAATGATAATTTTTCTTGAAGTTCCTTTAAATGATTTGCTAAGTGAAATTTCTTATAAAAAGTCTCTCGTGCTTGGTGCATTATTGGCAGCAATTGGATTCGGACTTTTTGCCGTTGCACAGACATTAATTCCATTAGTAATTGCAATTGCAGTTTTCACATTCGGAGAAATGATTTTCTTTCCCGTCACTGCAGCATATACTTCAGAAGTTGCACCAGATAACAGAAGAGGCGAGTATATGGGATATTATCAAATGACATTCAGCTTTGCCTTCTCCGCCGGTCCTTGGCTTGGAACAGTTGTATATCAGAATTTTGGTTCAATGGTTTTGTGGATTAGTTGCTTGTGTTTGGGAATTTTATCTGCACTTTTGCTCGGACTGATAAGGAAGTAA
- a CDS encoding PQQ-binding-like beta-propeller repeat protein produces the protein MKIFINIILILMLYVDSEAQNWKQFQQNSEHHGRVTSQIQPPYRVRWFWVGENLTLRNMSSHPGWPHDLNSRPGYSFPLPSNINFTISGNVQVVANDSLLFFGTMEGDAYFVRIFDGETIRKVNLGYPIVSSAAVEGNVAVFANLYGQIFGLNIPEGNILWSYTFPKAITIAPVINSGKVFCADHSGRVVALDLQSGLPLWTIELGYPVQSTPAANQNYLVVCSEDMNVHLIDHNSGLKLNSQRVYGQSFRDTHPVIFNDRVYVTAVPAAMFGSEWMMEEVMAGSNSFQDEETKILNWLEGNSPYPFASPDWRTKYVFNLPQLEQPFQVASGPNDGCGSPPPSMVVDNQGRVLSWFKTRFPTLTNPTVGFGSAYGMDLMSIDPNDGKRVRINLGTYAGMWMLESDNLYALSISGNQIWMRQNFRGTQMINLSNANHVYVQVEAQIRDGGNFTGSDISYVADESSLPQNPQTHWQGRIAPSFAGGYIFIVEPYGIVCIERKP, from the coding sequence ATGAAAATATTCATCAATATAATCTTAATTTTAATGCTTTATGTTGATAGTGAAGCACAAAACTGGAAACAATTTCAGCAAAACTCAGAACATCACGGAAGAGTAACCTCACAAATACAACCACCTTATCGTGTCAGATGGTTTTGGGTTGGAGAAAATCTTACACTTAGAAATATGAGCAGCCATCCCGGCTGGCCACACGACTTAAACTCTCGTCCTGGTTATTCATTCCCACTTCCATCGAATATCAACTTTACGATTTCTGGTAATGTTCAGGTTGTTGCAAATGATTCATTGCTGTTTTTCGGAACAATGGAAGGGGATGCTTACTTCGTCAGGATTTTTGATGGAGAGACTATCAGAAAAGTTAATCTTGGCTATCCGATTGTTTCATCGGCTGCAGTGGAGGGAAATGTTGCAGTATTTGCAAATCTTTATGGACAAATATTTGGATTGAATATCCCGGAAGGGAATATCCTCTGGAGTTACACTTTTCCGAAAGCGATAACAATCGCTCCGGTAATAAATTCAGGAAAAGTATTTTGTGCTGATCATTCAGGTAGAGTTGTTGCTCTTGATTTGCAAAGTGGTTTGCCTTTGTGGACAATCGAGTTGGGTTATCCGGTTCAATCAACTCCGGCAGCTAATCAAAATTATCTTGTAGTTTGTTCTGAAGATATGAATGTGCATTTAATTGATCACAATTCCGGTTTGAAACTGAATTCACAAAGAGTTTACGGACAATCATTCAGGGATACGCATCCGGTAATTTTCAACGACAGGGTTTATGTAACCGCAGTACCGGCTGCAATGTTTGGCAGCGAGTGGATGATGGAAGAAGTAATGGCAGGTTCAAATTCTTTTCAGGATGAAGAAACAAAAATTCTTAACTGGTTAGAAGGAAATAGTCCGTATCCTTTTGCTTCCCCAGATTGGAGAACAAAATATGTTTTTAATCTTCCACAGCTTGAACAACCATTTCAGGTTGCTTCAGGACCTAATGACGGATGTGGCTCACCACCACCTTCAATGGTTGTTGATAATCAGGGCAGAGTTCTGAGCTGGTTTAAAACCAGATTTCCAACTTTAACAAATCCGACAGTTGGTTTTGGTTCAGCTTATGGAATGGATTTGATGTCAATTGATCCGAATGATGGTAAACGTGTAAGAATAAATCTTGGAACTTATGCAGGAATGTGGATGCTTGAATCAGATAATCTATATGCACTTTCAATTTCAGGAAATCAAATCTGGATGCGGCAGAATTTTCGTGGTACACAAATGATTAATCTTTCAAACGCAAATCATGTTTATGTTCAGGTCGAAGCTCAAATCCGCGACGGAGGCAATTTTACTGGTTCAGATATTTCTTATGTTGCTGATGAGAGTAGTTTACCTCAAAATCCACAGACTCATTGGCAGGGCAGAATCGCTCCTTCATTTGCCGGCGGATATATCTTTATTGTAGAACCTTACGGCATAGTTTGCATAGAAAGAAAACCATAA
- a CDS encoding T9SS type A sorting domain-containing protein: protein MKSRIVLIIVFISISIFAQNRAKYIWETPVTYNVNAPSEMINELRKEVDTLLRYNALAPLRVYFGDIIWETYFSYLEPARVITTLAKAYKHLTPAQRQQVGNYIRQELSNPISTPWGRNDPILSRTEGKRREYHQLDQIWGYDNMSSLDNRPVLHVLYGIWLYAYNSKDFAIIQENWSNIKQYYNQHSNRELNLLSGLSAAVAVARMAQIMNDNQMLQTVTNHINSYLTFTGLIQSSMNFAYNGFSGWDAPYPYDTDRARDLIFMGWIYLNISPEICRFLDDFYQQQVLQHHQNEINKFPLWWVRSVPYWSRWTGDESVGLPSEVCGMASPIERWIVKRNANQFSLYTRSAPYCIGDSHWLEMLVDAIELYGQTDWVDVRSFNDSIPPSAITDLRVEYIDSTGYLIWTTPSDNGLLGRPFNYYFKYSNSPINNSQWNQYPEIPFNKSVKAAGEVDTLRIPALGNDSVYYIAVKSSDDFGNISEISNQVQFNTTLVGIDDKYIPKEFFVYPVYPNPFNPQTIIRITVPEISKVSLKVYSVVGELVDTISEEKIITAGEYSFKWSPKNISSGVYLIAIYSENLNSGKTITKTIKSVLLK from the coding sequence ATGAAAAGCAGGATAGTTTTAATAATAGTTTTTATCTCGATTTCAATATTTGCCCAGAACAGAGCAAAGTATATCTGGGAAACACCTGTTACCTATAATGTGAATGCACCTTCTGAAATGATAAACGAACTTCGCAAGGAAGTTGATACGCTTCTGAGATACAATGCTCTGGCACCACTTCGGGTTTATTTTGGAGATATAATCTGGGAAACATATTTCAGTTATCTCGAACCAGCAAGAGTAATAACAACACTTGCCAAAGCATATAAACACCTAACTCCTGCTCAGAGGCAGCAAGTAGGAAATTATATCCGGCAGGAACTATCAAATCCAATCTCAACTCCGTGGGGACGTAATGATCCTATTCTTAGCAGAACAGAAGGAAAGCGAAGAGAATATCATCAGCTTGACCAAATTTGGGGATATGATAATATGTCTTCGCTGGACAACAGACCGGTTTTACATGTTCTTTATGGCATATGGCTTTATGCGTATAACTCAAAAGATTTTGCAATTATTCAGGAAAATTGGAGTAACATAAAGCAGTATTATAATCAGCACAGTAATCGGGAATTAAATTTACTGAGTGGATTAAGTGCTGCAGTTGCAGTAGCAAGAATGGCTCAGATAATGAATGATAACCAAATGCTTCAGACAGTTACAAATCATATAAATAGTTATCTGACATTTACAGGACTTATTCAATCATCAATGAATTTTGCTTATAATGGGTTCAGTGGTTGGGATGCGCCTTATCCTTATGATACGGACAGAGCAAGAGATTTAATTTTTATGGGCTGGATTTATCTGAACATCTCGCCAGAAATATGCAGATTTCTTGACGACTTTTATCAGCAACAAGTTCTTCAGCATCATCAAAACGAAATAAATAAATTTCCATTATGGTGGGTTAGATCTGTTCCTTACTGGTCAAGATGGACAGGAGATGAATCTGTCGGTTTACCATCAGAAGTTTGTGGAATGGCTTCACCAATTGAAAGATGGATAGTTAAAAGAAATGCAAATCAGTTTTCACTTTACACCAGAAGTGCTCCATATTGTATTGGTGATTCTCACTGGCTCGAAATGCTTGTTGATGCAATTGAGCTTTATGGACAAACTGATTGGGTTGATGTTAGAAGTTTTAACGATTCAATTCCACCTTCTGCAATTACTGACTTGAGAGTTGAATATATTGATTCAACAGGATATCTGATCTGGACCACTCCTTCGGATAATGGATTGCTGGGAAGACCATTTAATTATTATTTCAAATATTCCAATTCACCAATAAACAATAGTCAGTGGAATCAGTATCCTGAAATTCCATTTAATAAATCTGTTAAAGCTGCCGGCGAAGTTGATACTTTAAGAATCCCTGCTCTGGGCAATGATTCTGTTTATTATATAGCGGTAAAATCATCTGACGATTTTGGTAATATATCAGAGATTTCTAATCAGGTTCAGTTCAACACAACACTTGTAGGCATTGATGATAAATATATCCCGAAAGAATTTTTTGTATATCCTGTTTACCCTAATCCATTTAATCCGCAAACTATCATTCGAATTACAGTGCCTGAAATTTCGAAAGTTAGTTTGAAAGTATATTCTGTTGTTGGCGAACTTGTTGACACTATATCTGAAGAGAAAATAATTACTGCAGGTGAGTACTCATTCAAATGGTCACCAAAGAATATTTCTTCTGGGGTTTATTTGATTGCAATTTATTCTGAAAATCTGAACTCAGGAAAAACTATAACCAAAACAATTAAGTCAGTTTTGTTAAAATGA
- a CDS encoding T9SS type A sorting domain-containing protein, whose protein sequence is MKSITKIFLVVISIVISVLPQTPPQNLLVNGGFENGFNGWSSSAILDGSIKYSGNYSARFTNAQGMIDQIINVQQNTEYKVTFWIYLQNNFTGSDWGGALCEVLDNNWNSLGSSIFISPENRPRNQWIQFAIHFNSGPSSLVRLQIGFFGGNGWNASFNIDEVKLFVKNQTNLNPVLTNFSVSPNSGSAPLTVNMSIAGYDIDGVVEGFYFQTSDGSFYEGEQATHIFYSPGNHSITGFLRDDDGGIVSATEYVTVSGSQNFVIQLTSPFQGDYFETDQPSLNIQGTLSSPPNEFLWFNEKNHQSGNPLLNGNNFSFNLPLRFGKNEIILQAKLPNNIFYKKEFTVYRKPANYDGPILGNVIFSSNQVGTFEKLEIEFDLNSVADNYWFPYEENLPSNLNTGKGVTVDCIFTKGNKVITFPAFYDMPYQRFNNYLLPTGRYVWKVRASFDEPGQYSVTLVATDSLGTKTYSLGNINVVQSENKGYLKVSEQNNKYFEYSTGSSFLGLGFNDGTDTPQKMDFKVNTYSQNGINLLRIWLSSISQFSDPWCAWTSHHQMTNNGYMNPPLYRFNRRYKNGDFSIRIASPAINDLNTPAVFRGFYDGGTNIKPNTNYRITIRYKLENVVGNNGGFSLKISGWAGTDIVNLNVGNRVYGPVKGSTDWIIGVANYTSSGNETELPFLYAVLEGDVTGEAYIDMILLQEVFPDGSLSENIMSKWSANPHYYLDPIKPRYFDYFVDKATNKNVHFKVVIFEKDDYILNHIDPGGYPSNYNGSFDAPAGSKLRRLYEYYWRNIIARWGYSDAIHSFELVNEGAPGSYFELVNDFSDYFNTHSPYQKLTTTSFWAMWVPEYWSSSNSDYGDVHAYAMTTGFLNNGTFAGQTYNREQMKNDPAALAYIYSKHIGNDPLRNKPVIIGETDFDMPGDQAPDPDLALDTQGIWLRGYLWGHLNDGGVSGLFWNPDNLRNNNLYHVYKPVSTFFKKIPFNRYHFKDADVQISNADVRGWGIAEESGNQVYYYSSHKNFYWRYVLNNGMPAQQISNYIIRKLIPGNYRVIIYNTNTGDELQSFNQVVGSDSTLTLNSLTVNPDIAFSIVNRDLVSVEEGNDIPTNFEVFQNYPNPFNNQTKLQFNLPYSGDVTIEVFDILGNRVKYDELKNLSAGKNYYKFTSDNLSSGVYLVSVSYTNSRVVKKIMLLK, encoded by the coding sequence ATGAAAAGCATAACCAAGATATTTTTAGTTGTAATATCAATTGTCATCTCAGTATTACCACAAACACCACCGCAAAATCTTCTGGTTAATGGCGGATTTGAAAATGGTTTTAATGGTTGGAGTTCATCGGCAATACTTGATGGTTCAATAAAATATTCAGGTAACTATTCAGCAAGATTTACCAATGCACAGGGAATGATTGACCAAATAATAAATGTTCAGCAGAACACCGAGTACAAAGTTACATTCTGGATTTATCTGCAAAATAATTTTACCGGAAGTGATTGGGGTGGAGCGTTATGTGAAGTTCTTGACAATAATTGGAATTCACTCGGTAGCTCAATTTTCATTTCCCCGGAAAACAGACCAAGAAATCAGTGGATACAATTTGCAATTCACTTTAATTCGGGACCTTCATCTTTGGTTAGATTGCAGATAGGATTTTTTGGTGGTAATGGATGGAATGCTTCTTTCAACATTGATGAAGTAAAGCTGTTTGTAAAGAATCAAACTAATCTCAATCCGGTACTAACAAACTTTTCAGTTAGTCCAAATTCCGGAAGTGCACCTCTGACTGTTAATATGAGCATTGCAGGTTATGATATTGATGGCGTAGTTGAAGGATTTTATTTCCAGACAAGCGATGGATCTTTTTACGAAGGTGAACAAGCAACACATATTTTCTATTCGCCGGGAAATCATTCTATAACAGGATTTCTGAGAGATGATGATGGAGGAATTGTATCTGCAACAGAATATGTTACTGTATCAGGTTCGCAAAACTTTGTCATTCAGCTTACCTCCCCATTTCAGGGAGATTATTTTGAAACTGACCAACCTTCCTTGAATATTCAGGGGACACTCTCTTCTCCACCGAATGAATTTCTCTGGTTCAATGAAAAAAATCATCAAAGCGGGAATCCATTACTCAACGGAAATAATTTTTCTTTTAATCTTCCTCTAAGATTTGGTAAGAATGAAATCATTCTACAAGCAAAGCTTCCGAATAATATTTTTTATAAAAAAGAATTTACCGTTTACAGAAAACCAGCAAATTATGACGGACCAATTCTCGGCAATGTAATCTTCTCATCAAATCAGGTTGGAACTTTTGAGAAGCTGGAAATAGAATTTGATTTGAATTCCGTGGCAGATAATTATTGGTTCCCTTACGAAGAAAATCTACCTTCGAATCTGAATACAGGAAAAGGTGTAACAGTTGATTGTATTTTTACAAAAGGCAATAAAGTAATCACATTTCCTGCATTCTATGATATGCCTTATCAAAGATTTAACAATTATCTTCTTCCTACCGGAAGATATGTCTGGAAAGTAAGAGCTTCTTTCGATGAACCGGGACAATATTCTGTTACTCTGGTTGCAACTGACAGTTTGGGGACAAAAACTTATTCGCTTGGAAATATCAATGTAGTTCAATCTGAAAACAAAGGATATCTTAAAGTAAGTGAACAGAATAATAAATATTTTGAATATTCAACGGGCTCTTCATTTCTTGGATTGGGTTTTAATGATGGAACCGATACTCCTCAGAAAATGGATTTCAAAGTAAATACATACTCACAAAACGGAATTAATCTTTTGCGAATCTGGTTAAGCTCTATTTCTCAATTTTCTGATCCCTGGTGTGCCTGGACTTCTCATCATCAGATGACAAACAATGGTTATATGAATCCACCGTTGTACCGATTCAACAGAAGATACAAGAATGGTGATTTTAGTATTCGTATTGCATCACCGGCGATTAATGATCTGAATACTCCAGCAGTTTTCAGAGGTTTTTATGATGGTGGAACGAACATTAAACCAAATACCAATTACAGAATTACAATTAGATATAAACTTGAAAATGTTGTTGGGAATAATGGAGGATTCTCGCTTAAAATTTCCGGCTGGGCAGGAACTGATATTGTTAATTTAAATGTTGGCAACAGAGTATATGGACCTGTTAAAGGATCAACAGACTGGATAATCGGAGTTGCAAACTATACTTCTTCAGGTAATGAAACTGAATTGCCATTTCTCTATGCAGTGCTTGAAGGCGATGTAACTGGTGAAGCTTATATTGATATGATTCTTTTGCAGGAAGTTTTTCCTGATGGCAGTCTTTCAGAAAATATTATGAGTAAATGGAGTGCTAATCCTCATTACTACCTCGACCCTATTAAACCAAGATACTTTGATTACTTTGTTGACAAAGCGACAAATAAAAATGTCCATTTCAAAGTTGTGATATTCGAAAAAGACGACTATATACTCAATCATATAGATCCAGGTGGATATCCGAGCAACTACAACGGAAGTTTTGATGCGCCTGCTGGAAGCAAACTCAGAAGACTTTACGAATATTATTGGCGAAACATTATCGCTCGTTGGGGTTATTCTGATGCAATCCATTCTTTTGAGCTTGTTAACGAAGGTGCACCAGGAAGTTATTTTGAGCTTGTCAATGATTTTTCTGATTACTTCAATACTCATTCACCTTATCAGAAATTAACCACAACTTCATTTTGGGCAATGTGGGTTCCGGAATACTGGAGTTCATCAAACAGTGATTACGGAGATGTTCACGCTTATGCAATGACAACAGGATTTTTAAATAATGGCACATTTGCGGGACAAACTTATAACCGTGAGCAGATGAAAAATGATCCTGCTGCACTTGCTTACATTTATTCAAAACATATTGGAAATGATCCACTCAGAAATAAACCAGTAATTATAGGCGAAACAGATTTTGATATGCCGGGAGACCAGGCACCCGATCCTGATCTTGCACTTGATACTCAAGGAATTTGGTTAAGGGGTTATTTGTGGGGACATCTGAATGATGGCGGAGTTAGTGGATTATTCTGGAATCCTGACAATTTAAGAAACAACAACTTATACCACGTCTATAAACCTGTTTCAACATTCTTCAAAAAAATTCCGTTTAACAGATATCACTTTAAAGATGCTGATGTTCAGATTTCTAATGCTGATGTTCGTGGATGGGGAATTGCAGAAGAAAGTGGAAATCAGGTTTACTATTATTCATCTCATAAAAATTTTTATTGGAGATATGTTCTCAACAACGGAATGCCTGCGCAACAGATAAGTAATTACATTATCAGAAAATTAATTCCCGGCAATTACCGTGTTATTATTTACAATACAAATACAGGCGATGAACTTCAGAGCTTTAACCAGGTTGTTGGAAGTGATAGCACATTAACACTTAATTCGTTAACAGTAAATCCTGATATCGCTTTTTCAATAGTAAATAGAGACTTGGTTTCTGTTGAAGAGGGAAATGATATTCCAACTAACTTTGAAGTTTTTCAAAATTATCCAAATCCTTTTAACAATCAGACAAAACTTCAATTCAATCTTCCTTATAGCGGAGATGTTACTATCGAAGTATTCGATATACTTGGTAATAGAGTTAAATACGATGAGTTAAAAAATCTTTCAGCAGGAAAAAATTATTATAAATTTACATCTGATAATTTAAGCTCCGGAGTTTATCTGGTTTCAGTAAGCTATACTAATTCAAGAGTAGTAAAAAAAATTATGTTACTGAAGTAA